The proteins below come from a single Prosthecobacter sp. SYSU 5D2 genomic window:
- a CDS encoding (Fe-S)-binding protein — protein sequence MNLLKSLDYSVLQQCMHCGMCLPTCPTYMETKKERNSPRGRISLMRSVADGELEVTKAFSDEMYYCLGCLACQTACPAGVNYAELFETARAETERSGVAQSAERDFWRWLTLNVMFMHPRLLRLAGWGLRLWQKSGLDVKLRRVKFFGLLPKKLRDLEPQTPKVSPAFSDSLIEAVETPVEKKYRVGLLTGCIQDLAFSNINRDTADVLLANGCEVVTPRAQSCCGSLHAHNGAVELARELARRQIDSFDLDNLDAIITNAGGCGSHLKTYGHLLHEDLLYAARARQWDRKVKDIHEWLVQTGIRRPEHGAGVTEVTYHESCHLCHGQKVVSQPRQVLQAIPGLVLKELPESNWCCGSAGIYNITQPEQSAKLLDRKVKNIAQTGVTVVTTSNPGCHLQLANGLGASASVTQPVTLLAKAYREETASV from the coding sequence GTGAATCTGCTCAAATCGCTCGATTACTCTGTCCTCCAGCAGTGCATGCACTGCGGCATGTGCCTGCCCACCTGTCCCACCTACATGGAGACGAAAAAGGAGCGCAACAGCCCGCGTGGCCGCATTTCCCTGATGCGCAGCGTGGCGGACGGGGAGCTGGAGGTGACGAAGGCGTTTTCAGATGAGATGTATTACTGCCTGGGCTGCCTGGCCTGCCAGACGGCCTGCCCGGCGGGGGTGAACTATGCGGAGCTTTTCGAAACGGCCCGTGCTGAAACGGAGCGGTCAGGAGTGGCGCAGAGTGCCGAGCGCGACTTCTGGCGCTGGCTGACTCTGAATGTCATGTTCATGCATCCCCGGCTGCTGCGGCTGGCGGGCTGGGGCCTGCGGTTGTGGCAAAAGAGCGGCCTGGATGTGAAACTGCGGCGGGTGAAGTTCTTCGGCCTGCTGCCCAAAAAACTGCGCGACCTTGAGCCGCAGACGCCAAAAGTTTCACCCGCATTTTCCGATTCGTTGATTGAAGCGGTGGAGACTCCGGTAGAGAAGAAATATCGTGTGGGCCTGCTGACGGGCTGCATCCAGGACCTGGCCTTTTCCAACATCAACCGCGATACGGCGGATGTGCTGCTCGCCAATGGCTGCGAGGTCGTCACTCCCCGTGCGCAGTCCTGCTGCGGATCTCTGCATGCGCACAATGGCGCAGTGGAGCTGGCTCGGGAACTGGCGCGGCGGCAGATAGACAGCTTTGATCTGGACAACCTGGATGCCATCATCACCAATGCAGGCGGCTGCGGATCGCACCTGAAGACCTATGGCCATCTCTTGCACGAAGACCTGCTCTATGCGGCCCGTGCCCGGCAGTGGGACCGCAAGGTAAAGGACATCCACGAATGGCTGGTGCAGACCGGCATCCGCAGGCCGGAGCATGGGGCCGGTGTGACAGAGGTGACGTATCACGAGAGCTGCCACCTGTGCCATGGGCAGAAGGTGGTCAGCCAGCCCCGGCAGGTGTTGCAAGCCATCCCCGGCCTGGTTTTAAAAGAACTCCCAGAAAGCAACTGGTGCTGCGGCAGCGCAGGCATCTACAACATCACCCAACCGGAGCAGTCCGCCAAGCTGCTGGACCGCAAGGTGAAAAACATCGCTCAAACCGGCGTCACCGTGGTGACCACCTCCAACCCCGGCTGCCATCTGCAACTGGCCAACGGGCTGGGAGCCTCGGCATCAGTCACGCAGCCGGTGACGCTGCTGGCCAAGGCGTATCGGGAAGAAACTGCATCCGTTTAA
- the ligA gene encoding NAD-dependent DNA ligase LigA — MTHAEATHRAEQLRSELHRHNHLYYVEARQEITDQEFDAMLRELQAIETQFPDLLTSDSPTQRVGGAPIEGFQQIRHTIPMMSLDNTYSEAEMTAFFARLQKGLGRDKIDCVIEPKVDGVAISIRYEDGIFKHGVTRGDGQTGDDVTANLRTIKSLPLRLPKDGPQTFEVRGEVFMTKANFAKLNQEREEAGEARFANPRNSTAGTLKQLDSKAVAKRPLDIVFYGLADAWGMPINTQTEVHELLKKAGLRRADFIWQKNSAEGLLEAIRELNEKRGSLPYETDGAVVKVNSFADQQELGSTSKAPRWAIAYKYQPEQAETKLLAVDIQVGRTGALTPVARLTPVFLSGSTVSNATLHNFEEIQRKDIHVGDTVVIEKAGEIIPAVVIVKKELRAGNETPIPVPTHCPICGSGVHKDEEQVVIRCPNPKCPEVVKRRLEHFVSRGAMDISGMGESVVAQLVDTPFHDRPTVEDAADIYALDQIKLARLERMGTKSIENLLKAIEASKQQDPWRLIFGLGILHVGAGGARKLLEHFGSIDALAAASIEELTQCPDIGAIVAPSIHAWFNDEANKALLERLRAAGLNFAQRTVEAASDKLKGSTWVITGTLSQDRETIADTIRANGGKVSGSVSGKTTYLLAGEDAGSKMDKATKLGVKVLTEEEFRGML; from the coding sequence ATGACCCACGCCGAAGCCACCCACCGCGCCGAGCAGCTCCGCAGCGAGCTCCACCGCCACAACCACCTCTACTACGTCGAGGCGCGGCAGGAGATCACCGACCAGGAGTTCGACGCCATGCTGCGCGAGCTTCAGGCCATCGAAACCCAGTTTCCTGACCTCCTCACCTCCGATTCCCCCACCCAGCGCGTCGGCGGCGCGCCCATTGAGGGATTCCAGCAGATCCGGCACACCATCCCCATGATGAGCCTGGACAACACCTACTCCGAGGCTGAGATGACCGCCTTTTTCGCCCGCCTGCAAAAGGGCCTGGGCCGCGATAAAATCGACTGCGTCATCGAGCCAAAAGTGGACGGCGTGGCCATCAGCATCCGATATGAAGACGGCATCTTCAAACACGGCGTCACCCGTGGTGATGGACAGACCGGCGACGACGTGACGGCCAACCTGCGGACCATTAAGAGCCTCCCCCTGCGCCTGCCCAAAGACGGCCCGCAGACCTTCGAGGTGCGCGGAGAGGTCTTCATGACCAAGGCCAACTTTGCCAAGTTGAACCAGGAGCGCGAGGAAGCCGGCGAAGCCCGATTTGCCAACCCGCGCAACTCCACCGCTGGCACCCTCAAGCAGCTCGACTCCAAAGCCGTGGCCAAGCGCCCTTTGGACATTGTTTTTTATGGCCTGGCCGATGCCTGGGGGATGCCTATCAATACCCAGACTGAAGTGCATGAGCTGCTGAAAAAAGCCGGTCTCCGCCGTGCTGATTTTATCTGGCAAAAGAACAGCGCTGAGGGCCTGCTCGAAGCCATCCGCGAACTCAATGAAAAGCGCGGTTCCCTGCCCTATGAAACCGATGGAGCCGTGGTGAAGGTCAACTCCTTTGCCGATCAGCAGGAACTCGGCTCCACCTCCAAAGCCCCGCGCTGGGCCATCGCGTATAAATACCAACCCGAGCAGGCCGAAACCAAGCTCCTGGCCGTGGACATCCAGGTCGGCCGAACCGGTGCGCTGACCCCCGTCGCCCGCCTCACCCCCGTTTTCCTCAGCGGCTCCACCGTCAGCAACGCCACGCTGCATAACTTCGAGGAAATCCAGCGCAAAGACATCCATGTGGGCGATACCGTCGTCATCGAAAAAGCGGGCGAGATCATCCCTGCCGTCGTCATCGTCAAAAAGGAGCTGCGCGCCGGCAATGAGACCCCCATCCCCGTACCCACCCACTGCCCTATCTGCGGCAGCGGTGTTCACAAGGATGAAGAACAGGTCGTCATCCGCTGCCCCAATCCCAAGTGCCCGGAGGTGGTCAAGCGCCGCCTGGAGCACTTCGTCAGCCGGGGTGCCATGGACATTAGCGGCATGGGCGAATCCGTCGTCGCCCAGCTTGTGGACACCCCCTTTCATGACCGTCCCACGGTGGAAGATGCGGCCGACATTTATGCGCTCGACCAGATCAAGCTCGCCCGCCTGGAGCGCATGGGCACCAAGAGTATCGAGAACCTCCTCAAAGCCATCGAGGCCAGCAAGCAGCAGGACCCCTGGCGGCTCATCTTCGGCCTCGGCATCCTGCATGTCGGTGCCGGTGGTGCCCGCAAGCTGCTGGAGCACTTCGGCAGCATTGATGCCCTCGCCGCTGCCAGCATTGAAGAGCTTACCCAATGCCCCGACATCGGTGCCATCGTCGCCCCCAGCATCCATGCTTGGTTCAATGACGAGGCCAACAAAGCCCTGCTCGAACGCCTCCGCGCCGCCGGTTTAAACTTCGCCCAGCGCACCGTCGAAGCCGCCAGCGACAAGCTCAAAGGCAGCACCTGGGTCATCACCGGCACCCTCAGCCAGGACCGCGAAACCATCGCCGACACCATCCGCGCCAATGGCGGCAAAGTCAGCGGCAGCGTCAGCGGCAAAACCACCTACCTTTTAGCCGGAGAAGATGCGGGAAGTAAGATGGACAAAGCCACCAAGCTGGGCGTGAAGGTGCTCACCGAGGAAGAATTTCGGGGGATGCTTTGA
- a CDS encoding GNAT family acetyltransferase: MSNISIGSFINSLHREEVVRLWHTIFGYGTAHNEPSLVIDQKLAMDDDLFYVAVCEEKVVGTLMAGYDGHRGWLYSLAVLPDYRHRDIGSNLVRHAEQALTRKGCLKINLQIMEGNEGVQAFYASLGYAVEVRVSMGKRFPVK, encoded by the coding sequence ATGAGCAACATCTCCATTGGTTCATTCATCAATTCGCTCCACCGCGAAGAAGTTGTTCGATTATGGCACACCATCTTTGGCTACGGCACCGCTCACAATGAACCCAGCCTCGTGATCGACCAGAAGCTGGCGATGGATGACGACCTCTTTTATGTCGCGGTTTGTGAGGAGAAAGTCGTTGGTACCCTCATGGCCGGATATGATGGGCATCGGGGCTGGTTATACTCCTTGGCCGTGCTGCCCGATTATCGTCATCGTGACATCGGATCCAATCTGGTTCGCCATGCCGAACAGGCGCTCACTCGCAAAGGCTGCCTGAAAATCAATCTCCAGATCATGGAAGGCAATGAAGGCGTTCAGGCCTTCTATGCTTCTCTGGGTTATGCGGTTGAGGTCCGTGTGAGCATGGGTAAACGCTTTCCTGTGAAATGA
- a CDS encoding coproporphyrinogen-III oxidase family protein — MSTTLESPPQPAEKKVEETEVGNYFVSNYPPFSFWKPDQVPVVEGVLARPAPTDVPLGVYFHIPFCRKRCHFCYFKVYTDKNAAEIKAYIDAGMREMERFAKQPYIAGRKAHFVYFGGGTPSYLSVPQLKDLTSRMKDLVSWDGAAEVAFEAEPGTLNEKKLTGIREVGVTRLSIGVENFDDHILESNGRAHRSGEVDKAYHFARTLGFEHINIDLIAGMMNETWENWKDTVAKGIALGPDAVTIYQMEVPYNTTIYKQMREEGKETAPVANWQTKRDWVSYAFDEFVKNGYTVTSAYTVVKDPERIKFIYRDALWEGADLLSCGVASFGHLGGVHYQNQAEVGPYMQAVDAGQLPIFRAYETSHEERFVREFILKLKLGHSEFGYYQEKFGEDPLKFFAPQLNYLQSEGFAQLTDKDITLTRDGLLQVDRLLHDFFLPQHRQYARYT; from the coding sequence ATGTCCACCACCCTGGAATCCCCCCCACAACCTGCTGAAAAGAAGGTCGAAGAGACCGAAGTCGGCAATTATTTCGTCAGCAACTATCCCCCGTTTTCGTTTTGGAAACCGGACCAGGTGCCAGTGGTGGAAGGCGTGCTCGCCCGTCCGGCCCCCACAGACGTGCCCCTCGGCGTCTATTTCCACATCCCTTTTTGCCGCAAGCGTTGCCATTTCTGCTATTTCAAAGTCTATACCGACAAAAACGCCGCCGAGATCAAAGCCTATATTGATGCGGGCATGCGGGAGATGGAGCGCTTCGCCAAACAGCCTTACATCGCCGGTCGCAAAGCGCACTTCGTTTACTTCGGCGGCGGCACCCCCAGCTATCTGAGCGTGCCTCAGCTCAAGGACCTCACCAGCCGCATGAAGGACCTAGTGAGCTGGGACGGCGCTGCTGAAGTCGCCTTTGAGGCCGAGCCGGGCACCCTGAATGAGAAAAAGCTGACTGGCATCCGTGAGGTCGGCGTTACTCGTCTGAGCATCGGTGTGGAAAACTTTGATGATCACATCCTGGAAAGCAACGGTCGTGCCCACCGCAGCGGTGAGGTGGACAAAGCCTACCACTTCGCCCGGACGCTCGGTTTTGAGCACATCAACATTGACCTCATCGCCGGGATGATGAACGAGACCTGGGAAAACTGGAAGGACACTGTGGCCAAGGGCATCGCCCTTGGGCCGGATGCCGTGACCATTTACCAGATGGAAGTGCCGTATAACACCACCATCTACAAGCAGATGCGGGAAGAAGGCAAAGAAACCGCTCCCGTCGCCAACTGGCAGACCAAGCGCGACTGGGTCAGCTACGCCTTTGATGAATTCGTCAAAAATGGTTATACTGTCACCAGCGCCTATACCGTGGTGAAGGACCCGGAGCGCATCAAGTTCATCTACCGCGACGCCCTCTGGGAAGGTGCGGATCTGCTGAGCTGCGGGGTGGCCTCCTTTGGCCATCTGGGCGGCGTGCATTACCAGAACCAGGCTGAAGTGGGCCCCTACATGCAGGCCGTGGATGCCGGTCAGCTGCCTATCTTCCGCGCCTATGAAACCAGCCACGAGGAACGTTTCGTGCGTGAATTTATCCTCAAGCTGAAGCTGGGACACAGCGAGTTTGGCTATTACCAGGAAAAATTTGGTGAGGATCCCCTCAAGTTTTTTGCCCCCCAGTTGAACTATCTCCAGAGCGAAGGCTTTGCCCAGCTCACCGACAAGGACATCACGCTGACTCGCGACGGCCTGCTGCAAGTGGACCGTCTGTTGCACGATTTCTTCCTGCCCCAGCATCGCCAGTATGCCCGCTACACTTGA
- a CDS encoding nucleotidyl transferase AbiEii/AbiGii toxin family protein, protein MLHLAALPPDSLDLLRQLTKHPSLAQFSLVGGTSLALRFGHRRSVDLDFFTPESFDVETLAYALQQDVENFEVKGSNQIGFNAFVDDLKVDFVTYRQPLLEPPETVEGIRMFSLPDVIGMKLGAISNRGAKKDFYDLHALIEKLGVDALIEIYQRKYPKHDPMIVLRSMIYFDDAEEDVEPESLTHVSWEHIKEDLVKSVRDCAVLREHK, encoded by the coding sequence ATGCTGCACCTCGCCGCCCTTCCCCCAGACTCCCTGGATTTATTGAGGCAGCTTACCAAGCATCCTAGCTTGGCTCAGTTCAGTCTGGTCGGTGGGACTTCGCTTGCCTTGCGTTTTGGACACAGGCGCTCGGTTGATTTAGATTTTTTCACACCGGAGAGTTTTGATGTAGAAACACTCGCCTATGCCTTGCAGCAGGATGTGGAAAATTTTGAGGTCAAGGGATCCAACCAAATCGGGTTCAATGCCTTTGTGGATGATCTCAAGGTTGATTTTGTCACCTACCGTCAGCCTTTGTTGGAGCCTCCTGAAACCGTCGAAGGCATCCGCATGTTCAGCCTGCCCGACGTCATTGGCATGAAGCTTGGAGCAATCTCAAACCGGGGTGCCAAAAAAGACTTTTATGACCTCCATGCCCTGATTGAAAAACTGGGAGTGGACGCTCTGATAGAAATTTACCAACGCAAATACCCCAAACACGATCCCATGATCGTATTGCGCAGCATGATCTATTTTGATGACGCCGAGGAGGACGTTGAACCGGAGAGCCTAACCCATGTGAGCTGGGAACACATCAAAGAGGATTTAGTAAAGTCCGTTCGTGATTGCGCCGTCCTCAGAGAGCATAAGTAA
- a CDS encoding gamma-glutamylcyclotransferase family protein, giving the protein MLLFLYGTLKRGGSNHGYMRGQRFVAEARTVPRYKLYDLGGYPGMVLADTGGLSITGEIWEVDNDGLARLDELEDIEGGEYSREPVTLLPPHQDLEVQVYRYLFPVTGCRELGATW; this is encoded by the coding sequence ATGCTCCTCTTCCTCTATGGCACCCTGAAGCGCGGCGGGTCCAATCATGGATACATGAGAGGACAACGGTTTGTGGCGGAAGCGAGGACTGTTCCGAGGTATAAGCTATATGACCTCGGCGGTTATCCTGGCATGGTCTTGGCAGATACCGGCGGCCTGAGCATCACCGGAGAGATCTGGGAAGTGGATAACGACGGTCTGGCCCGGCTGGATGAGCTGGAGGACATCGAGGGCGGGGAATATAGCCGGGAGCCTGTCACTCTTTTGCCTCCTCATCAGGACCTGGAGGTTCAGGTTTACCGCTACCTCTTCCCGGTAACCGGCTGTCGGGAATTGGGTGCGACTTGGTAA